A single genomic interval of Anopheles marshallii chromosome 2, idAnoMarsDA_429_01, whole genome shotgun sequence harbors:
- the LOC128709436 gene encoding dynein light chain roadblock-type 2, translating to MVSNMQPVFLQLVTTSAEWKFPAIIQFRIRLIIFFQSQEVEETLKRIQSHKGVVGTIVVNNEGIPVKSTLDNTSTVQYAGLMSQLSDKARSVVRDLDPSNDLSFLRVRSKKHEIMVAPDKDFLLIVIQNPTD from the exons ATGGTAAGCAATATGCAACCAGTATTCCTGCAGCTGGTGACAACGTCTGCAGAATGGAAGTTCCCAGCGATAATACAATTTCGCATTCGattgattattttcttccagTCGCAAGAGGTCGAAGAAACACTAAAACGAATTCAATCGCACAAAGGCGTTGTAGGAACGATTGTGGTCAACAATGAAG GAATTCCCGTAAAAAGCACGCTTGACAATACGTCCACCGTGCAGTACGCCGGGTTAATGAGCCAGCTGTCCGATAAAGCCCGGTCTGTGGTGCGTGATCTGGATCCCTCGAACGATTTATCATTTCTGCGAGTCCGATCAAAAAAGCATGAAATAATGGTGGCTCCAGATAAGGACTTTTTACTAATTGTCATTCAAAATCCTACGGATTGA
- the LOC128709438 gene encoding glutaminase liver isoform, mitochondrial yields MIISRVSVNLPNLTHHLQCGTAASVISHGYRSIHGVASLDTSSVRANPEISSKKHRFWTAVRPYSQKAHFYNVDRKRPPPSDEQRDSDKKHSEDQLFQMFKNKETNTVNMGKFLAELRTIGIRRTDPRIQEMMENLKRVHKLNNYEHGSPHTQHLNEETFKAVIAPNIVLIARAFRHQFVIPDFQGCTKDIEEIYWKCKSNADGKVANYIPQLSRVNPDYWGVSVCTIDGQRFSIGDTSVPFTLQSCSKPLTYAIALEKLGAQVVHQYIGQEPSGRNFNELVLDYEKKPHNPMINAGAILTCSLLKTLVQPEMTLAEKFDYAQTWFSRMAGNEPLGFNNAVFLSEREAADRNYALGFYMREHKCYPEKANLRECMDFYFQICSMEATCDTLSVVAATLANGGICPLTEERVLQSENVRDVLSLMHSCGMYDFSGQFAFKVGLPAKSGVSGGVMLVIPNVMGMFMWSPPLDPLGNSCRGVQFCKELVDVFNFHLYDNIKHGSNKKDPRRHRYETKGLSVVNLLFSAAIGDVTALRRHKLSGMDITLSDYDGRTALHLASAEGHFECVRFLLEHCGVPHDPKDRWGNRPIDEAETFGHDDVVTLLRQWEEKVQKAQTCDASETGYNSDQDSDASSGKGPKTSKGSEILS; encoded by the exons ATGATTATCTCTCGTGTAAGTGTAAATTTACCAAACTTAACACATCACCTTCAGTGTGGCACTGCAGCGAGTGTTATTAGTCACGGGTACAGGAGTATTCACGGTGTTGCTAGCTTAGATACATCTTCTGTACGAGCGAATCCAGAAATTTCTTCAAAGAAACACAG ATTTTGGACAGCTGTACGTCCTTATAGCCAAAAAGCTCACTTCTATAATGTCGATAGAAAACGTCCACCTCCGTCAGATGA ACAACGCGATTCCGACAAGAAACACTCCGAGGACCAACTGTTCCAAATGTTCAAGAACAAGGAAACGAACACGGTTAATATGGGAAAATTCCTGGCG GAATTGCGAACGATCGGCATTCGAAGAACGGATCCGCGCATTCAGGAGATGATGGAAAATCTGAAGCGTGTCCACAAGCTCAATAACTACGAGCACGGATCACCCCACACCCAGCATTTGAATGAGGAAACATTCAAGGCCGTAATCGCACCGAACATTGTACTGATCGCTCGTGCCTTCCGTCATCAGTTTGTCATCCCGGACTTTCAGGGATGCACCAAAGACATCGAGGAGATCTACTGGAAGTGCAAGAGTAACGCCGATGGTAAGGTGGCCAACTACATCCCTCAGCTGTCGCGCGTTAATCCGGACTACTGGGGCGTTAGCGTGTGTACGATCGATGGTCAAAGGTTTTCGATCGGTGACACTTCGGTGCCCTTCACACTCCAGAGCTGTAGCAAGCCTCTCACGTATGCGATCGCGCTCGAAAAGCTGGGAGCCCAGGTGGTGCATCAGTACATCGGTCAGGAACCGAGTGGACGCAACTTTAACGAGCTGGTGCTAGACTACGAGAAGAAGCCGCACAATCCGATGATTAACGCGGGTGCAATTTTGACCTGCTCGCTGCTGAAGACGCTCGTCCAACCGGAGATGACGTTGGCTGAAAAGTTTGACTACGCGCAGACCTGGTTCAGTCGCATGGCGGGTAATGAACCGCTCGGGTTCAACAATGCTGTGTTCCTGTCGGAACGTGAGGCTGCTGACCGAAACTACGCGCTTGGGTTTTACATGCGCGAGCACAAGTGTTACCCGGAGAAGGCGAACCTGCGCGAGTGTATGGACTTCTACTTTCAGATCTGCTCGATGGAGGCCACCTGCGATACGCTCTCGGTTGTGGCGGCCACTCTCGCCAACGGTGGTATCTGTCCGCTGACGGAGGAGCGCGTTCTGCAGTCGGAAAATGTCCGTGACGTCCTGTCGCTGATGCACTCCTGCGGTATGTACGACTTTAGCGGTCAGTTTGCGTTTAAAGTGGGACTGCCGGCAAAATCGGGTGTATCGGGCGGCGTAATGCTAGTCATTCCGAACGTGATGGGTATGTTCATGTGGTCACCACCGCTTGATCCACTCGGTAACAGCTGTCGCGGTGTGCAGTTCTGTAAGGAGCTAGTGGACGTGTTCAACTTCCACCTGTACGATAACATCAAGCACGGTTCGAACAAGAAGGATCCTCGACGCCATCGGTACGAAACGAAGGGTCTGTCGGTGGTGAATCTGCTGTTTTCCGCCGCAATCGGTGATGTTACTGCACTGCGCCGTCACAAACTGTCCGGCATGGACATTACACTCTCCGATTATGACGGTCGAACGGCGCTACATCTGGCAAGTGCCGAAGGACACTTTGAGTGTGTTCGGTTCCTACTCGAGCACTGTGGCGTACCGCATGATCCGAAAGATCGCTGGGGTAATCGACCGATTGATGAGGCGGAAACGTTCGGCCATGATGACGTGGTCACGCTGCTGCGACAGTGGGAAGAGAAGGTTCAGAAGGCTCAAACGTGTGACGCCAGCGAAACGGGCTACAACTCCGACCAGGATAGCGATGCGTCCAGTGGAAAAGGACCCAAAACATCGAAAGGATCAGAAATTTTATCCTAA
- the LOC128709443 gene encoding uncharacterized protein LOC128709443, which translates to MVCISVREKPPSVPPPEPEPEPENLHEKYIDYCFERIRKVRLVKQVIVMNEYGHPVRSTIENMAEAITTAGLYASLKDKASYYLKTIDANDDFLMLRIKTRNNEAIISTDPDHGLLYITVQVPE; encoded by the exons ATGGTTTGTATCTCAGTTCGG GAAAAACCACCAAGTGTGCCACCAcccgaaccggaaccggagccGGAAAATTTGCACGAAAAATACATCGACTATTGTTTTGAGCGGATTCGAAAGGTACGGCTAGTGAAGCAAGTTATCGTGATGAACGAGTATGGTCATCCAGTTAGGAGCACGATCGAGAACATGGCGGAAGCGATCACCACGGCTGGACTGTACGCTAGTTTGAAGGATAAAGCTAGCTATTACCTGAAAACAATTGATGCAAATGATGATTTTCTTATGCTGCGCATCAAAACACGTAACAATGAGGCTATAATTAGCACCGATCCCGATCATGGTTTGCTCTACATCACCGTTCAGGTTCCGGAATGA